In Pochonia chlamydosporia 170 chromosome 3, whole genome shotgun sequence, the following are encoded in one genomic region:
- a CDS encoding cryptochrome DASH (similar to Verticillium alfalfae VaMs.102 XP_003009023.1) yields MSRGKLLVYLLRRDLRVSDNPIFHHLATTTDHGFTHLLPVYVFPANQVEVSGFLKDGESSPYPPAKSQVGKFWRCGPHRARFTAEAVWNLKANLDELGSGLILRVGNAKVVLGHLIEELKEHVPCVSAVWMTEEPSWEEVQEQESISALCSEKEIEFKLWKDEKYFVDDRDTGLENPADLPDVFTTYRKSQEPLREKPRKVLPKPGKSSLPVFPQEGSIPPQPSPFVPPESLEDLQKRLVKPLGKILSSVPERPENASSGHPFTGGESVAWQRLRYLVKSGAMTSYKDTRNGLIGEDYSTKLSGHLALGTITGRQIHEELLKLEDGTDEQYKEAPGYGDGENEGTKGIRFELLWRDYMRLCTAKFGRKLFRQSGFREDGTYDKKWKTADEKKASSDQDPNPTEVKKILERFQNGTTGMGIIDASQRELFYTGYTSNRARQNVASFFSKHLGIDWRYGAEWYEMMLVDYDVSSNWANWQYVAGVGNDPRGDARTFNPVKQAFDYDKEGMYVRTWVAELQPLEKLENIFQLWTTDDAALEGCGLSGNIMATDPVKKIDFYVDRKPRAARRPYSRRRGNSRGGRWGGNYNNAHHSGSGTSSDAAANDSTGASSADVESRDQGRRDGTANQARESPWRGNHMGGQLLSMHGQGGRGWHGGEHPRGRGNFGQQFRGNWRPYGHRGSFRGRYPYAAHQPYQHFPAGPQ; encoded by the exons ATGTCTAGAGGAAAACTATTGGTTTACTTGTTGAGGCGGGACTTGCGAGTCTCTGACAACCCTATCTTCCATCATCTAGCAACTACCACTGATCATGGCTTCACTCATCTCTTGCCGGTTTATGTCTTTCCTGCCAACCAGGTAGAGGTGTCTGGGTTTCTCAAAGACGGCGAGTCATCGCCCTATCCTCCAGCCAAAAGCCAGGTGGGTAAATTTTGGCGATGCGGACCCCATCGAGCGAGGTTTACTGCCGAGGCTGTTTGGAACCTGAAGGCGAATCTGGATGAATTGGGAAGCGGTCTGATACTTCGAGTCGGGAACGCCAAGGTCGTCCTGGGTCACTTGATTGAGGAGCTGAAGGAACATGTACCTTGTGTCAGTGCCGTCTGGATGACAGAGGAGCCTTCCTGGGAGGAGGTGCAGGAGCAGGAGTCCATATCTGCGCTATGTTCAGAGAAAGAGATAGAGTTTAAGTTATGGAAGGACGAAAAGTATTTTGTTGACGA CCGCGACACTGGTCTGGAGAACCCAGCAGACCTACCAGACGTTTTCACCACGTACCGAAAATCCCAAGAACCGCTTCGAGAAAAGCCTCGCAAGGTTTTGCCAAAGCCAGGAAAATCATCACTTCCCGTCTTCCCACAAGAAGGGTCGATACCTCCCCAGCCGTCCCCTTTCGTCCCACCTGAGTCTTTGGAAGACCTTCAAAAAAGGCTAGTAAAACCGCTGGGAAAGATTCTTTCCAGCGTCCCCGAACGGCCCGAAAATGCCTCATCCGGGCACCCTTTTACTGGTGGTGAGAGCGTCGCTTGGCAGCGTCTGAGATATCTAGTAAAGTCTGGTGCGATGACCTCCTACAAGGACACCCGCAATGGACTTATTGGTGAAGATTATAGCACAAAGCTATCTGGTCATTTGGCACTAGGCACCATCACTGGCAGGCAAATTCACGAAGAGCTTTTGAAGCTGGAAGACGGGACTGACGAGCAGTACAAAGAAGCCCCGGGTTATGGGGATGGCGAGAATGAGGGAACAAAAGGAATTCGATTCGAACTACTGTGGCGGGATTATATGCGGCTGTGTACGGCCAAGTTTGGGCGCAAACTATTTAGACAGTCTGGTTTCCGGGAGGATGGGACGTACGATAAGAAATGGAAGACTGCCGACGAGAAAAAGGCCTCTTCCGACCAGGACCCAAATCCGACTGAAGTCAAGAAAATCCTCGAACGGtttcaaaatggcaccaccGGAATGGGGATCATAGATGCCTCCCAGCGTGAGTTATTTTACACAGGATACACGTCGAACCGAGCCCGACAAAATGTTGCCAGCTTTTTCTCTAAACACCTAGGAATCGATTGGAGATATGGGGCCGAATGGTACGAAATGATGCTGGTAGATTACGACGTGTCTTCGAATTGGGCAAACTGGCAGTATGTAGCGGGCGTTGGAAACGATCCTCGAGGCGATGCCCGCACATTTAACCCCGTCAAGCAGGCATTTGATTACGATAAGGAGGGAATGTATGTTCGTACGTGGGTTGCTGAGCTGCAGCCTCTTGAGAAGCTTGAGAACATTTTTCAACTTTGGACAACCGATGATGCAGCGTTGGAGGGCTGTGGTCTATCTGGGAACATCATGGCCACGGACCCCGTTAAGAAGATTGACTTCTATGTTGATCGTAAGCCCCGAGCAGCACGACGACCATATAGTAGACGACGTGGGAACTCTCGAGGTGGTCGTTGGGGTGGCAACTACAATAACGCACACCACAGTGGATCTGGAACGTCATCCGACGCGGCGGCAAACGATTCAACAGGTGCTTCGAGTGCGGATGTTGAATCTCGAGATCAAGGTCGACGTGATGGGACAGCTAATCAAGCTCGCGAGTCTCCATGGAGAGGCAACCACATGGGCGGACAACTGCTAAGCATGCATGGACAAGGCGGCAGAGGTTGGCATGGAGGAGAGCACCCTCGAGGACGTGGCAATTTTGGCCAACAGTTTCGAGGCAACTGGCGTCCATATGGACATAGGGGCAGTTTCAGGGGACGATATCCATACGCGGCCCATCAACCCTATCAACACTTTCCCGCAGGGCCACAGTAG